One segment of Amycolatopsis alba DSM 44262 DNA contains the following:
- a CDS encoding S1 family peptidase yields the protein MLKRVLVVLLAAMIFTPVGQATGAGDLVGGREADEPYPFIASLHSASGKAFCAGALIAADWLVTAGHCVESKNPANLSVRIGSNDNTQGGEIAKPAEVVVNPSYNPDPEHAGGDLALVRLAAPVKAAPITLGAVVAPGTPTRLLGWGQTCPTSGCGKGPAKLQQLDTKIVEGVRCSAKFDGAVELCTDNPGGKSGSCYGDSGGPEVAKVDDKWVLLGTISRPGNADPVCATSPSIATSVVAYAQWIAEKIAPPA from the coding sequence GTGCTCAAGCGCGTGCTCGTGGTCCTGCTCGCGGCGATGATCTTCACGCCGGTCGGGCAGGCCACGGGTGCGGGCGACCTCGTCGGCGGCAGAGAGGCCGACGAGCCGTATCCGTTCATCGCGTCGCTGCATTCGGCCTCCGGCAAGGCTTTCTGCGCCGGGGCGCTGATCGCGGCGGACTGGCTGGTGACGGCGGGGCACTGTGTCGAGAGCAAGAACCCGGCGAACCTGAGCGTGCGGATCGGCAGCAACGACAACACCCAGGGCGGCGAGATCGCGAAACCCGCCGAGGTCGTCGTGAACCCGTCCTACAACCCCGACCCCGAGCACGCCGGCGGCGATCTCGCCCTGGTGCGGCTGGCCGCACCGGTGAAGGCGGCGCCGATCACGCTCGGGGCGGTCGTGGCGCCGGGGACGCCGACGCGGCTGCTCGGCTGGGGCCAGACCTGCCCGACTTCGGGCTGCGGCAAGGGCCCCGCGAAGCTGCAGCAACTGGACACGAAAATCGTCGAAGGCGTGCGCTGTTCCGCGAAGTTCGACGGCGCCGTCGAGTTGTGCACCGACAATCCCGGCGGGAAATCGGGCTCGTGCTACGGCGATTCCGGCGGGCCGGAGGTCGCCAAGGTGGACGACAAGTGGGTGCTGCTGGGCACGATCAGCCGTCCGGGCAACGCCGACCCGGTGTGCGCGACTTCGCCGTCGATCGCGACTTCGGTGGTGGCTTACGCGCAGTGGATCGCGGAAAAGATCGCACCGCCCGCGTGA
- a CDS encoding class II fumarate hydratase translates to MAEQEYRIEHDTMGEVRVPVDALYRAQTQRAVENFPISGRGLERAQIRALGLLKAAAARVNAKLGVLDAEVAEAIAKAADEVADGKHDAHFPIDVFQTGSGTSSNMNANEVIATLASKALGRDVHPNDHVNASQSSNDTFPTTIHVAATEAVLSDVVPALEYLAAAIETRAADWADIVKSGRTHLMDAVPITFGQEAGAWASQVRFGVERLKSGLPRLGELPIGGTAVGSGLNAPEGFGAAVSQELASVTGLPLTEARDHFEAQATQDSVVETSGHLRTVAVSLNKIANDLRWLGSGPRTGLAELALPDLQPGSSIMPGKVNPVIPEATLQVVAQVIGNDAAVAFAGAAGNFQLNVNLPVIARNVLESARLLAAVSRLLADKVFAGVTVNADRAREYAEGSPSIVTPLNKYIGYEEAAAIAKLALKELKTIREVVIERGHVANGKLTEAQLDEALDVLRMARGGR, encoded by the coding sequence ATGGCTGAACAGGAATACCGGATCGAACACGACACCATGGGCGAGGTGCGCGTCCCCGTCGACGCCCTCTACCGCGCGCAGACGCAGCGCGCCGTCGAGAACTTCCCGATCTCCGGCCGGGGCCTGGAGCGCGCCCAGATCCGCGCGCTCGGCCTGCTCAAGGCCGCCGCCGCGCGGGTCAACGCGAAGCTCGGCGTGCTGGACGCCGAGGTCGCCGAGGCCATCGCGAAGGCCGCCGACGAGGTCGCCGATGGCAAGCACGACGCGCATTTCCCGATCGACGTGTTCCAGACCGGTTCCGGGACCTCGTCGAACATGAACGCCAACGAGGTCATCGCGACGCTCGCGTCGAAGGCGCTGGGCCGCGACGTGCATCCGAACGATCACGTCAACGCTTCGCAGTCTTCGAACGACACCTTCCCGACGACGATCCACGTCGCCGCGACGGAAGCCGTGCTGTCCGACGTGGTCCCGGCCCTGGAGTACCTGGCCGCCGCCATCGAGACGCGCGCGGCCGACTGGGCGGACATCGTGAAGTCCGGCCGCACGCACCTGATGGACGCCGTGCCGATCACCTTCGGCCAGGAGGCGGGCGCATGGGCGTCGCAGGTCAGGTTCGGTGTCGAGCGGCTGAAGTCGGGCCTGCCGCGACTCGGGGAACTGCCGATCGGCGGCACGGCGGTCGGTTCCGGCCTGAACGCGCCTGAAGGCTTCGGCGCGGCCGTTTCGCAGGAGCTGGCTTCGGTGACCGGGCTCCCGCTGACCGAGGCGCGTGACCACTTCGAGGCGCAGGCGACGCAGGACAGCGTCGTCGAGACGTCCGGGCATCTGCGCACGGTCGCGGTGTCGCTGAACAAGATCGCGAACGACCTGCGCTGGCTGGGTTCCGGCCCGCGTACCGGGCTCGCCGAACTGGCGCTGCCGGATCTGCAGCCGGGTTCGTCGATCATGCCGGGCAAGGTGAACCCGGTGATCCCGGAGGCGACGCTGCAGGTGGTCGCCCAGGTGATCGGGAACGACGCGGCGGTCGCCTTCGCGGGTGCGGCGGGCAACTTCCAGCTCAACGTGAACCTGCCGGTGATCGCGCGCAACGTGCTCGAATCGGCGCGGTTGCTCGCGGCGGTGTCGCGGCTGCTGGCGGACAAGGTGTTCGCGGGCGTGACGGTGAACGCCGACCGCGCGCGGGAGTACGCCGAGGGTTCGCCTTCGATCGTGACGCCGCTGAACAAGTACATCGGCTACGAAGAGGCCGCCGCGATCGCGAAGCTGGCGCTCAAGGAGCTGAAGACGATCCGCGAGGTCGTGATCGAACGCGGTCACGTCGCGAACGGCAAGCTCACCGAGGCCCAGCTGGACGAAGCCCTCGACGTGCTCCGCATGGCGCGCGGAGGCCGCTAA
- the glpX gene encoding class II fructose-bisphosphatase — MPTPTSSASSSRRPEAPDRNLAMELVRVTEAAAMAAGRWVGRGDKIGGDGAAVDAMRQLVSTVSMRGVVVIGEGEKDEAPMLFNGEEVGNGDGPDCDVAVDPVDGTTLMAKGMPNALAVLAVAERGAMFDPSAVFYMEKLAVGPDAAGKVDLAAPVAENIRRVAKAKNSSVSDVTVCILDRPRHEQLIKEVREAGARIRFISDGDVAGAIAAARPSTGVDMLLGIGGTPEGIIAACAMKCLGGELQGRLWPKDDAEREKALAAGHDLDRVLGNDDLVRGDNVFFCATGVTDGDLLRGVHYRAGGATTQSIVMRSKSGTVRMIDGYHRLTKLRSYSSVNFDGHLDDSLEDDVVPPLP; from the coding sequence ATGCCCACCCCCACCTCGTCCGCCAGCTCTTCCCGACGCCCTGAAGCGCCCGATCGCAACCTCGCGATGGAACTGGTCCGCGTGACCGAAGCCGCCGCGATGGCCGCGGGCCGCTGGGTGGGGCGCGGGGACAAGATCGGCGGTGACGGTGCCGCCGTGGACGCGATGCGCCAGCTCGTCTCGACCGTGTCGATGCGCGGTGTCGTCGTCATCGGCGAAGGCGAGAAGGACGAAGCCCCGATGCTGTTCAACGGGGAAGAGGTCGGCAACGGCGACGGGCCGGACTGCGACGTCGCGGTCGACCCGGTCGACGGGACGACCCTGATGGCCAAGGGCATGCCGAACGCCCTCGCCGTGCTCGCGGTCGCCGAACGCGGCGCGATGTTCGACCCGTCCGCGGTGTTCTACATGGAGAAGCTCGCCGTCGGCCCCGACGCCGCGGGCAAGGTCGACCTGGCCGCCCCGGTCGCGGAGAACATCCGCCGGGTCGCGAAGGCCAAGAACTCCAGCGTCTCCGACGTCACCGTGTGCATCCTCGACCGGCCGCGCCACGAACAGCTGATCAAGGAGGTCCGCGAGGCGGGCGCCCGGATCAGGTTCATCTCCGACGGTGACGTCGCGGGCGCGATCGCCGCGGCCCGGCCGAGCACCGGCGTCGACATGCTGCTCGGTATCGGCGGCACCCCCGAAGGCATCATCGCGGCCTGCGCGATGAAGTGCCTCGGCGGCGAACTGCAGGGCCGCCTGTGGCCGAAGGACGACGCGGAGCGCGAGAAGGCGCTGGCCGCGGGCCACGACCTCGACCGCGTCCTCGGCAACGACGACCTCGTCCGCGGCGACAACGTGTTCTTCTGCGCCACCGGCGTCACCGACGGCGACCTGCTGCGCGGCGTGCACTACCGCGCGGGCGGCGCGACGACCCAGTCGATCGTGATGCGGTCGAAGTCCGGCACGGTCCGGATGATCGACGGCTACCACCGGCTGACCAAACTCCGCTCGTACTCGTCCGTCAACTTCGACGGCCACCTCGACGATTCACTGGAAGACGACGTCGTTCCCCCGCTCCCCTAA
- a CDS encoding NAD(P)/FAD-dependent oxidoreductase yields MSESAGETSYDLVIIGAGPTGLFAAYYAGFRGLSMAVVDSLPEAGGQVTAMYPEKMIYDVGGFAEVRGRDLVQGLLDQAAPWKPAYLLGRKAEKLESVEDGITITLDGGQVLRAGAVLITAGIGEFTPRPLPAGDGWLGRGMVHFVPALQAHAGQHVVVVGGGDSAFDWVLALHPVAASVTLVHRRAKFRAAESIVRQARDLGVRIVTDAEVTRFLDRDGALAEVEVQAKGAEPELLRADTVVAALGFTADLGPIESWGLQIDHRAIAVDPTMATPRERVYAAGDVAAYPGKVKLIATGFGEAATAVNNIAVALNPDAHLFPGHSSNAE; encoded by the coding sequence ATGAGCGAGTCCGCTGGGGAAACGTCGTACGACCTCGTCATCATCGGGGCCGGTCCGACGGGTCTTTTCGCCGCCTACTACGCGGGATTCCGCGGTCTTTCGATGGCCGTCGTGGATTCACTGCCGGAGGCAGGCGGACAGGTCACCGCGATGTACCCCGAAAAGATGATCTACGACGTCGGCGGGTTCGCCGAGGTCCGCGGCCGCGATCTGGTGCAGGGCCTGCTCGACCAGGCCGCGCCGTGGAAACCCGCGTACCTGCTCGGGCGCAAGGCCGAAAAACTCGAAAGCGTCGAAGACGGCATCACCATCACCCTCGACGGCGGCCAGGTACTGCGCGCGGGCGCGGTGCTGATCACCGCCGGGATCGGCGAGTTCACCCCACGTCCGCTGCCCGCCGGTGACGGCTGGCTCGGCCGCGGCATGGTCCACTTCGTGCCCGCGCTGCAGGCGCACGCCGGTCAGCACGTGGTCGTCGTCGGCGGCGGGGACTCGGCGTTCGACTGGGTGCTCGCACTGCATCCGGTCGCCGCGAGCGTCACCCTCGTGCACCGGCGCGCGAAGTTCCGCGCCGCCGAGTCGATCGTGCGGCAGGCGCGGGACCTCGGCGTGCGGATCGTCACCGACGCCGAGGTCACCCGGTTCCTCGACCGCGACGGCGCGCTGGCGGAGGTCGAGGTCCAGGCCAAGGGCGCAGAACCCGAACTGCTGCGCGCCGACACGGTGGTCGCCGCGCTCGGGTTCACCGCGGATCTCGGGCCGATCGAAAGCTGGGGGCTCCAGATCGACCACCGCGCGATCGCCGTCGACCCGACCATGGCGACCCCGCGGGAGCGGGTCTACGCGGCGGGCGACGTCGCGGCGTATCCGGGGAAGGTGAAGCTGATCGCGACCGGGTTCGGGGAAGCGGCGACGGCGGTCAACAACATCGCGGTCGCGTTGAACCCGGACGCGCATCTGTTCCCTGGGCATTCGAGCAACGCCGAGTAG
- a CDS encoding exodeoxyribonuclease VII small subunit: MSKPGGETAELGYEQARDRLVEVVRELEAGGLSLEQSLALWEKGEQLAKVCEHHLEGARERIEAALSSVEDEAGNGQ, encoded by the coding sequence GTGAGCAAACCCGGTGGCGAGACCGCCGAACTCGGCTACGAGCAGGCCCGCGACAGGCTGGTGGAGGTCGTCCGCGAGCTCGAAGCGGGCGGGCTGTCCCTGGAACAGTCGCTGGCCCTGTGGGAGAAGGGCGAGCAGCTGGCGAAGGTCTGCGAGCACCACCTCGAAGGCGCACGCGAGCGGATCGAGGCCGCGCTGTCGTCGGTCGAGGACGAGGCCGGCAACGGTCAGTGA